A region from the Polaribacter sp. Hel1_33_78 genome encodes:
- the rpsJ gene encoding 30S ribosomal protein S10: MSQKIRIKLKSYDYNLVDKSAEKIVKTVKSTGAVVNGPIPLPTHKKIFTVLRSPHVNKKSREQFQLASYKRLLDIYSSSSKTIDALMKLELPSGVEVEIKV; the protein is encoded by the coding sequence ATGAGTCAAAAAATTAGAATAAAATTAAAGTCTTACGATTACAATTTAGTAGATAAATCTGCTGAAAAGATAGTAAAGACGGTAAAAAGTACTGGTGCTGTAGTAAATGGACCAATACCATTACCAACACATAAAAAGATTTTTACAGTATTACGTTCACCACACGTAAATAAAAAATCTAGAGAACAGTTTCAATTAGCTTCTTACAAAAGATTATTAGATATTTATAGTTCTTCTTCGAAAACTATTGATGCTCTAATGAAATTAGAGTTGCCGAGTGGAGTTGAAGTTGAGATTAAAGTATAA
- the rpsL gene encoding 30S ribosomal protein S12, with protein MPTIQQLVRKGRTKITKKSKSAALSSCPQRRGVCTRVYTTTPKKPNSAMRKVARVRLTNGNEINAYIPGEGHNLQEHSIVLVRGGRVKDLPGVKYHVVRGALDTAGVEGRTQRRSKYGAKRPKK; from the coding sequence ATGCCAACTATTCAACAATTAGTTCGTAAAGGAAGAACCAAAATAACTAAGAAGAGTAAATCGGCTGCTTTGTCGTCTTGTCCTCAAAGGCGTGGAGTTTGTACACGTGTTTATACTACAACACCAAAGAAACCTAATTCAGCGATGCGTAAAGTTGCCAGAGTTAGATTGACAAATGGTAATGAGATAAACGCATACATTCCAGGTGAAGGACATAACTTACAGGAGCACTCGATAGTATTAGTTAGAGGTGGAAGGGTAAAAGATTTACCAGGTGTTAAATATCACGTGGTACGTGGAGCATTAGATACAGCAGGTGTTGAGGGAAGAACTCAACGTAGGTCTAAGTATGGTGCAAAACGCCCAAAAAAGTAA
- the fusA gene encoding elongation factor G, whose translation MARDLKFTRNIGIAAHIDAGKTTTTERVLYYTGVSHKIGEVHDGAATMDWMEQEQERGITITSAATTCTWQFPTENNAPVDDTKDYHFNIIDTPGHVDFTVEVNRSLRVLDGLVFLFSAVDGVEPQSETNWRLADNYKVPRIGFVNKMDRQGSDFMMVCDQVKTMLGSNAVPIVLNIGDEENFKGIVDLVKNRAIIWHEEGMGATFDIVEIPEELKEEAKLLRANLIEEVASYDENLLEKFMEDEDSITEEEVHNALRAAVMDMAIIPMICGSAFKNKGVQFLLDAVCRYLPSPMDKEGIVGVNPDTEEKELRKPDVKEPFAALAFKIATDPFVGRLAFFRAYSGRLDAGSYVLNNRSGKKERISRIYQMHANKQNAIDYIEAGDIGAAVGFKSIKTGDTLTAEKFPLVLESMDFPDPVIGIAVEPKTKADVDKLGIGLAKLAEEDPTFTVRSDEASGQTIISGMGELHLDVLVDRLRREFKVEVNQGQPQVEYKEAITAQAEHREIYKKQSGGRGKFADIVFTIGPADEGVQGLQFASVIKGGNVPREFVPSVEKGFKEAMKNGPLAGYEMDSMKVTLRDGSFHAVDSDALSFELAAKMGYKASAKSAKAKIMEPLMKLEVLTPEANMGDIVGDLNRRRGQVNDMSDRAGSKVVKAIVPLSEMFGYVTALRTMSSGRATSTMEFSHYAETPSNVSEEVIAKAKG comes from the coding sequence ATGGCTAGAGATTTAAAATTCACAAGAAATATTGGGATTGCAGCACATATTGATGCTGGTAAAACCACAACTACTGAGCGTGTATTGTACTACACAGGTGTTTCTCACAAGATTGGAGAAGTGCATGATGGGGCAGCTACAATGGACTGGATGGAGCAAGAGCAAGAAAGAGGTATTACCATTACTTCTGCAGCAACAACTTGTACATGGCAGTTTCCTACGGAGAATAATGCTCCAGTTGATGATACAAAGGATTACCATTTTAATATAATTGATACTCCTGGTCACGTAGATTTTACTGTTGAAGTAAATCGTTCGTTACGTGTATTAGATGGTTTAGTTTTCTTATTTAGTGCAGTTGATGGTGTTGAGCCTCAATCTGAAACTAACTGGAGACTTGCTGATAATTATAAAGTGCCAAGAATTGGTTTTGTTAATAAAATGGATCGTCAAGGATCTGATTTTATGATGGTTTGTGATCAAGTAAAAACAATGTTAGGTTCTAATGCAGTGCCAATTGTTTTAAATATTGGTGACGAAGAGAACTTTAAAGGTATTGTAGATCTAGTTAAAAATAGAGCTATTATATGGCATGAAGAAGGAATGGGTGCAACATTTGATATTGTTGAAATTCCTGAAGAATTAAAAGAGGAAGCTAAATTATTACGTGCTAACCTTATTGAAGAAGTAGCAAGTTATGATGAGAACTTGTTAGAAAAATTCATGGAAGATGAAGATTCTATAACAGAAGAAGAAGTGCATAATGCATTGAGAGCTGCTGTAATGGATATGGCTATCATTCCTATGATTTGTGGTTCTGCATTTAAAAATAAAGGTGTTCAGTTTCTATTAGATGCTGTTTGTCGTTATTTACCTTCTCCTATGGATAAAGAAGGTATTGTAGGTGTAAACCCAGATACAGAAGAAAAAGAATTGCGTAAACCTGATGTAAAGGAGCCTTTCGCTGCTTTAGCTTTTAAAATTGCTACAGATCCTTTTGTTGGTCGTTTAGCATTCTTTAGAGCATATTCAGGTCGTTTAGATGCAGGTTCTTATGTGTTAAATAACCGTTCAGGTAAAAAAGAACGTATTTCACGTATTTATCAAATGCATGCTAATAAGCAAAATGCAATTGATTATATTGAAGCTGGAGATATTGGTGCTGCTGTAGGTTTTAAATCTATTAAAACAGGAGATACTTTAACTGCTGAAAAATTCCCGTTAGTACTAGAGTCTATGGATTTTCCAGATCCAGTAATTGGTATTGCTGTCGAGCCTAAAACGAAAGCAGATGTTGATAAATTAGGAATTGGACTTGCTAAGTTAGCGGAGGAAGATCCTACTTTTACTGTGCGTTCAGACGAAGCCTCAGGCCAGACTATTATTTCTGGAATGGGAGAGTTGCATTTAGATGTACTTGTAGATCGTTTAAGACGTGAGTTTAAGGTTGAAGTCAACCAAGGTCAACCTCAAGTGGAATATAAAGAAGCTATTACAGCTCAAGCGGAACACAGAGAGATTTATAAGAAACAATCTGGTGGTCGTGGTAAATTTGCTGATATTGTATTTACTATCGGTCCAGCTGATGAAGGTGTTCAAGGATTACAATTTGCATCTGTTATTAAAGGTGGAAATGTGCCTAGAGAGTTTGTTCCTTCTGTAGAGAAAGGATTCAAGGAAGCTATGAAGAATGGTCCTTTAGCAGGTTATGAAATGGATTCAATGAAAGTTACATTAAGAGATGGTTCTTTCCACGCAGTGGATTCTGATGCATTATCTTTTGAGTTAGCTGCAAAAATGGGTTATAAAGCTTCTGCTAAGTCTGCAAAAGCAAAGATTATGGAGCCATTAATGAAGTTGGAAGTTCTGACTCCAGAGGCAAATATGGGAGATATCGTAGGAGATTTAAATAGAAGAAGAGGTCAGGTAAATGATATGTCAGACAGAGCAGGTTCTAAAGTGGTAAAAGCAATTGTTCCTCTATCTGAAATGTTTGGATACGTAACAGCTTTAAGAACGATGTCTTCAGGTAGAGCAACTTCTACTATGGAATTCTCACACTATGCAGAGACTCCTTCAAATGTTTCAGAAGAAGTAATAGCAAAAGCAAAAGGATAA
- the rpsG gene encoding 30S ribosomal protein S7: MRKRAAKKRVLLPDPKFNDQLVTRFVNNLMWSGKKSVAFKVFYDALELVEERKGEGEEKSALEIWKDGLSNVMPHVEVRSRRVGGATFQIPMQIRPDRKVSMAIKWMILYTRKRNEKTMAQRLAAEILAAAKEEGAAVKKRTDTHKMAEANKAFSHFRF; the protein is encoded by the coding sequence ATGAGAAAAAGAGCAGCAAAAAAAAGAGTCTTATTACCAGATCCTAAATTTAATGATCAGCTCGTAACACGTTTTGTGAATAACTTAATGTGGAGTGGTAAGAAGTCAGTAGCGTTTAAAGTGTTTTACGATGCGTTAGAGCTCGTAGAAGAAAGAAAAGGAGAAGGCGAGGAAAAATCGGCTTTGGAAATTTGGAAAGATGGTTTGTCAAATGTAATGCCACACGTGGAAGTAAGATCTCGTCGTGTTGGTGGAGCAACATTCCAAATTCCTATGCAAATTAGACCAGATCGTAAAGTATCTATGGCTATTAAGTGGATGATTTTATATACTCGTAAGAGAAATGAGAAAACCATGGCACAACGTTTGGCAGCAGAAATTTTAGCAGCAGCTAAAGAAGAAGGTGCAGCAGTTAAAAAACGTACTGATACTCATAAAATGGCAGAAGCTAACAAAGCATTCTCTCACTTCAGATTTTAA
- the rplC gene encoding 50S ribosomal protein L3, whose protein sequence is MSGLIGRKIGMTSLFDANGKNIPCTVIEAGPCVVTQVRTEEVDGYGALQLGFDDKKAKSSNKALDGHFKKAGATAKKKVVEFQGFEGEFKLGDSISVDHFEEGEFVDVSGVSKGKGFQGVVKRHGFAGVGQATHGQHNRLRAPGSIGAASYPARVFKGMRMAGRMGGDKVKVQNLKVLKVVAEKNLLVVKGAIPGHKNAFVTIQK, encoded by the coding sequence ATGTCTGGGTTAATAGGAAGAAAAATTGGGATGACCAGCTTATTTGATGCTAACGGGAAGAATATTCCTTGTACAGTTATCGAAGCAGGTCCTTGTGTTGTCACCCAAGTTAGAACCGAAGAGGTAGATGGCTATGGTGCCTTACAGCTTGGTTTCGATGACAAAAAGGCGAAAAGTTCTAACAAAGCGTTAGATGGTCACTTTAAAAAAGCTGGCGCAACTGCTAAGAAAAAGGTAGTTGAGTTTCAAGGCTTTGAAGGAGAATTTAAATTAGGTGATTCTATATCTGTAGATCATTTTGAAGAAGGCGAATTCGTTGATGTATCTGGTGTATCTAAAGGTAAAGGTTTTCAGGGTGTTGTAAAACGCCATGGATTTGCTGGTGTAGGTCAAGCTACTCACGGTCAACATAACCGATTAAGAGCCCCGGGTTCTATTGGTGCTGCATCTTATCCTGCAAGAGTATTCAAAGGAATGCGTATGGCAGGTAGAATGGGTGGAGATAAAGTGAAAGTTCAAAACTTAAAAGTATTAAAAGTAGTTGCTGAAAAGAACTTACTTGTTGTTAAAGGAGCAATTCCTGGACACAAAAATGCTTTTGTAACTATTCAGAAATAA
- a CDS encoding SusC/RagA family TonB-linked outer membrane protein has product MKTKFNGILTLLLAFVVQISFAQEKTVTGTVSDDSGPLPGVSILVKGTTRGTDTNFDGKYSIKAKTGDVLTFRYLGYETINKTVGSSNVIDVSLKEGGQILEEIVITAQGIKREKKALGYAVAEVGSEDIEQRAEGDVARILSGKASGVQITSQSGTSGSATNVVIRGYSSINGSNQALFVVDGVPFSSDTNAQGNFLNGNVGSSRFLDLDPNNIASVSVLKGLAAATLYGTAGRNGVIVITTKAGSASSGKKKKNEITINQSFFVNDIASVPDYQDQYGGGFDQSFGWFFSNWGPSFNADGVDGYNNDPAGTIQPDGTVEHPYGSSAFLNNFLGGNNILNNQFTGERYEWKPYNSVENFFRSGSVQNLSVNFNGSSDSGDVTYNANFGHLDEEGFTPGNRVGRTTLSLGGRAKLSNKFTVSGSMNYSQNKVVSPPVAASRGNGTLGWSTFGNVFFTPRNVDLMGLPFELPENGGSIYYRNGNDIINPLWSIKNAQNGQVTNRVFTSATLSYEITENLGVSYRAGIDFYNERNKAYSNKNGVNFNNAIFGFLDTYDNNVSIFDHYLAFNGSYDLSEDFSLSFVAGGTSRSRTFDQQGVSSTGQIVFGVLQHFNFENQTPIQFTSKRNIVGVFGETAIDFRNYAYVTLSGRNDWVSNLPTENNSLFYPSISGSFIPTAAFEGLKSDSGKGLNYLKVRAGLGQSAGFPSGYPTINTVSQSTQVNAGGFGPITTNSVSDFQANPNLKPELISEIEVGFDARFLDNRIDVSFSYFDRTTKDLIVTKPLAPTSGFTSTQANVGKVEGSGVEVDLGLDIFKNDGDGFNWNSRVNFTQSEQIVTEQEDDQILYAGSASANLGANAAIKGEQLGVIVGTRIRRNDAGEFLVGSNGSYLSESNVVLPDGRSITPIIGNPNPDYVMNLNNTLSYKNFTFSFQINHTKGGDIASSTIATLLGRGLINGDRNKTFILPGILESTGEANTLQINNSQYYFSNLLFGPKELTIYDASVLRLQEVSLGYSLPQSALDKTPFGAVSFTFSGFNLWYDAYNTPDAANFDPNVAGVGVGNGRGFDYLNGPSSKRYGFSVKLSF; this is encoded by the coding sequence ATGAAAACAAAGTTTAATGGAATTTTAACGCTATTACTGGCGTTTGTCGTGCAAATATCATTTGCACAAGAAAAGACTGTTACTGGAACTGTTTCTGATGATTCAGGTCCTTTACCGGGAGTTAGTATATTAGTGAAAGGTACTACGAGAGGTACTGACACCAATTTTGATGGTAAATATTCGATTAAAGCTAAAACTGGCGATGTTTTAACTTTTAGATACCTCGGATATGAAACTATTAATAAAACAGTTGGATCTTCTAACGTAATCGATGTCTCTTTAAAAGAAGGCGGTCAGATTTTAGAAGAAATTGTTATCACTGCACAAGGTATAAAGCGTGAGAAAAAAGCTTTAGGTTATGCAGTTGCTGAAGTTGGTTCTGAAGATATAGAACAACGAGCAGAAGGTGATGTTGCTAGAATATTATCAGGAAAAGCATCTGGTGTACAAATTACTTCACAAAGTGGTACTTCTGGTTCTGCAACAAACGTAGTAATTAGAGGTTATTCTTCTATTAACGGAAGTAACCAAGCATTATTTGTAGTAGACGGTGTGCCATTTAGTAGTGATACGAATGCACAAGGAAACTTCCTTAATGGTAATGTTGGTTCTAGTAGATTTTTAGATTTAGATCCTAACAATATCGCGAGTGTAAGTGTACTTAAAGGTTTAGCAGCAGCTACATTATATGGTACTGCTGGTAGAAACGGTGTAATTGTAATTACAACGAAAGCAGGATCTGCTTCTTCGGGAAAAAAGAAGAAAAACGAAATTACAATTAATCAATCTTTCTTCGTAAACGATATCGCATCTGTACCTGATTATCAAGATCAGTATGGTGGTGGTTTTGACCAGTCTTTTGGTTGGTTCTTTAGTAACTGGGGACCTTCTTTTAATGCTGACGGTGTAGATGGTTACAATAATGACCCTGCTGGAACTATTCAGCCTGACGGTACTGTGGAACATCCTTATGGTTCTTCTGCTTTCTTAAATAACTTTTTAGGAGGAAATAACATTTTAAATAACCAATTTACAGGTGAAAGATATGAATGGAAACCTTACAACAGTGTTGAAAATTTCTTTAGATCTGGTTCTGTTCAAAATCTTTCTGTAAACTTCAATGGTTCTTCAGATAGTGGTGATGTTACCTATAATGCAAATTTCGGTCATTTAGATGAAGAAGGATTTACTCCTGGAAACAGAGTTGGTAGAACTACATTATCTTTAGGTGGACGTGCAAAATTATCAAACAAATTCACAGTTAGTGGATCTATGAATTATTCTCAAAACAAAGTGGTTTCGCCACCTGTTGCTGCGAGTAGAGGAAATGGTACATTAGGTTGGTCTACTTTTGGTAATGTATTCTTTACACCAAGAAATGTAGATTTAATGGGTTTACCATTTGAACTACCAGAAAATGGTGGTAGTATTTATTACCGTAATGGTAACGATATTATCAATCCACTGTGGTCTATAAAAAATGCACAAAATGGGCAAGTAACTAACAGGGTATTTACATCTGCAACATTATCTTATGAAATCACTGAAAATTTAGGTGTTTCTTATCGTGCAGGTATTGACTTTTATAATGAAAGAAATAAAGCTTACTCAAACAAAAATGGTGTGAATTTCAACAATGCTATTTTTGGTTTCTTAGATACATATGACAATAACGTAAGTATTTTTGACCACTATTTAGCTTTTAATGGTAGTTATGATTTATCAGAAGATTTTAGTTTAAGTTTTGTTGCCGGAGGTACATCTCGATCTAGAACTTTTGATCAACAAGGTGTTTCAAGTACTGGCCAAATTGTATTTGGTGTATTACAACACTTCAACTTTGAAAATCAAACACCAATTCAATTTACATCAAAAAGAAACATTGTAGGTGTTTTTGGTGAAACGGCTATTGATTTCAGAAACTATGCATATGTTACTTTATCTGGTAGAAATGACTGGGTATCTAACTTACCAACTGAAAACAACAGTTTATTTTACCCAAGTATTTCTGGTTCTTTTATTCCAACCGCAGCATTTGAAGGTTTAAAATCTGACAGTGGAAAAGGATTAAACTATTTAAAAGTTAGAGCTGGTTTAGGACAATCTGCAGGTTTCCCTTCTGGATATCCAACAATAAATACAGTATCGCAAAGCACACAAGTTAATGCTGGTGGTTTTGGCCCGATAACAACTAACAGTGTTAGTGATTTTCAAGCAAATCCAAATTTAAAACCTGAGTTAATTAGTGAAATTGAAGTTGGTTTTGATGCTCGTTTTTTAGACAACAGAATTGATGTAAGTTTTTCTTATTTTGACAGAACAACTAAAGATTTAATAGTAACAAAACCTTTAGCACCAACTTCTGGATTTACATCTACACAAGCCAATGTTGGTAAAGTAGAAGGTAGTGGAGTTGAAGTAGATTTAGGTCTAGATATATTTAAAAATGATGGTGACGGTTTTAATTGGAACTCTCGTGTTAACTTTACACAAAGTGAGCAAATTGTTACAGAACAAGAAGACGACCAGATTTTATATGCAGGTTCTGCAAGCGCAAATCTTGGAGCAAACGCAGCGATTAAAGGTGAACAATTAGGTGTTATTGTAGGTACAAGAATTAGAAGAAATGATGCTGGAGAGTTTTTAGTAGGTTCAAATGGTAGTTACTTATCAGAAAGTAATGTTGTTTTACCTGATGGTAGATCGATTACTCCTATTATTGGTAATCCAAATCCAGATTATGTAATGAACTTAAACAATACATTATCTTATAAAAACTTTACTTTTAGCTTTCAAATAAACCATACAAAAGGTGGAGACATTGCAAGTAGTACAATTGCTACTTTATTAGGTAGAGGGTTAATAAATGGTGATAGAAATAAAACGTTTATTTTACCTGGTATTTTAGAATCTACAGGAGAAGCAAATACATTGCAGATTAATAATTCTCAATACTATTTTTCTAACTTATTGTTTGGTCCAAAAGAATTAACAATCTATGACGCATCTGTATTAAGATTACAAGAAGTTTCACTTGGATATTCACTTCCACAGAGTGCTTTAGACAAAACTCCTTTTGGTGCAGTATCTTTCACATTTAGTGGATTTAACTTATGGTATGATGCATACAATACTCCAGATGCTGCTAACTTTGACCCTAACGTAGCAGGTGTTGGTGTTGGTAATGGTAGAGGATTCGATTATTTAAACGGACCTAGTTCTAAGCGTTATGGTTTTAGTGTAAAACTATCATTTTAA
- a CDS encoding ShlB/FhaC/HecB family hemolysin secretion/activation protein: MTTTISEIKKENLEYVAYFSLKVKIERVVLNINKNSEIDLNQARNEKGTISIPIEKLQPTLSNISKKLDKEGKSFSKIKLENIVIKNKTVFADLMISKSKKRMINKIIIKGYENFPKSYLKNYFNLETNTVFNQPKLQELSKASKSLNFITEIKSPEVLFTQDSTFVYMYLNKKQNNSFDGLVNFASKENGDILFNGNIDLKLNNILNKGEKFEVFWNSIGAEKQEFKLKTEIPFILKSKFSPQIAFSIYKQDSTFLNTKFDSKLYYNVNNKLKLALTYSSESSETLNNNTINNIKSFRNSFLGFQLKYKLPKNDIFYSDKFNLEINPTFGKRKINQNSYNQIKIKASASYIYDLNIRNSVYIRSQLGHLTSANFIDNELFRIGGAQSIRGFNEQSILAKSYILVNIEYRFLVSNTSFLYTITDIGNFKTNFNTDNLTGIGLGYLFNINKSQIKLSGAIGKNSTQSFGFKQNKIIINWLSYF, encoded by the coding sequence TTGACCACTACAATAAGCGAGATTAAAAAAGAAAACCTCGAATATGTTGCCTACTTTTCTTTGAAAGTAAAAATAGAGCGTGTAGTTCTTAACATTAACAAAAACTCAGAAATTGATCTCAATCAAGCAAGAAACGAAAAAGGAACTATTTCAATTCCTATCGAAAAACTGCAGCCTACGCTATCTAACATTTCTAAAAAACTTGATAAAGAAGGAAAATCCTTTTCTAAAATCAAGTTAGAAAATATTGTCATAAAAAATAAAACAGTTTTTGCTGATTTAATGATATCAAAATCAAAAAAAAGAATGATTAACAAGATCATTATAAAAGGCTATGAAAATTTCCCAAAATCTTATTTAAAAAACTATTTTAACCTAGAAACAAATACCGTATTTAATCAACCAAAACTGCAAGAATTATCAAAAGCATCAAAAAGTTTGAATTTTATTACAGAAATAAAATCTCCTGAAGTATTATTTACGCAAGATTCTACTTTTGTTTATATGTATTTAAATAAAAAACAAAACAATAGTTTTGATGGTCTGGTTAATTTTGCATCTAAAGAAAACGGTGACATTTTATTTAATGGCAATATTGACTTAAAATTAAACAACATCTTAAATAAAGGTGAAAAGTTTGAAGTGTTCTGGAACAGCATTGGAGCAGAAAAACAAGAATTTAAACTAAAAACTGAAATTCCTTTCATCTTAAAATCAAAATTTAGTCCTCAAATAGCTTTCTCAATATATAAACAAGATTCTACTTTTTTAAATACTAAGTTTGATTCAAAATTATATTATAATGTAAACAACAAGTTAAAACTTGCACTCACCTACTCCTCTGAATCTTCAGAGACGCTAAACAACAATACAATTAATAATATTAAATCATTTAGGAATTCATTTTTAGGGTTTCAATTGAAATATAAACTTCCGAAAAATGACATATTCTATAGTGATAAATTTAACTTAGAAATTAATCCAACATTTGGAAAAAGGAAAATAAATCAAAATTCTTATAATCAAATAAAAATTAAAGCTTCTGCTTCCTACATATATGATTTAAATATCAGAAACAGTGTTTATATTAGATCGCAACTAGGACATCTAACTTCCGCTAATTTTATTGACAATGAATTATTTAGAATTGGCGGTGCTCAGTCCATTAGAGGTTTCAATGAACAAAGTATCCTTGCAAAAAGTTACATCCTAGTGAATATAGAATATCGTTTTTTGGTTTCAAATACCTCTTTTTTGTATACAATCACTGATATTGGCAATTTTAAGACAAATTTCAACACAGACAACCTTACAGGAATCGGTTTGGGTTATTTATTTAACATAAATAAATCGCAAATAAAATTAAGTGGGGCCATTGGAAAAAATTCAACTCAAAGCTTTGGTTTTAAACAAAATAAAATCATAATAAATTGGTTGAGCTATTTTTAA
- the rplD gene encoding 50S ribosomal protein L4, which produces MKVSVLDITGKDTGRKVELSKDVFGIEPNDHAVYLDVKQYLANQRQGTHKAKERAEITGSTRKIKKQKGTGTARAGSIKSGVFRGGGRMFGPRPRDYSFKLNKNLKRLARKSALSIQANDKNLVVVEDFDFETPRTKNFLDVLKALDLEAKKSLFVLGSENTNVYLSSRNLKKSKVVKASEINTYGVLNANKVIITESSLEGINTNLSK; this is translated from the coding sequence ATGAAAGTATCAGTTTTAGATATTACAGGAAAAGATACAGGAAGGAAAGTTGAACTTTCTAAGGATGTATTCGGTATAGAGCCTAATGATCACGCTGTTTATTTAGATGTTAAGCAATATTTGGCAAATCAACGTCAGGGTACGCATAAAGCTAAAGAAAGAGCAGAAATTACTGGGTCTACAAGAAAGATAAAAAAACAGAAAGGAACTGGTACTGCAAGAGCAGGATCAATTAAGTCTGGAGTTTTTAGAGGTGGAGGACGTATGTTCGGTCCAAGGCCAAGAGATTATTCTTTTAAATTGAATAAAAACTTAAAGCGTTTAGCACGTAAGTCTGCTTTAAGTATTCAAGCAAACGATAAAAATTTAGTAGTAGTAGAAGATTTTGATTTTGAAACTCCAAGAACGAAGAATTTCTTAGATGTTTTAAAGGCATTAGATTTAGAGGCTAAAAAGTCATTGTTTGTATTAGGTAGTGAAAATACTAATGTGTATTTATCATCACGTAATTTAAAAAAGTCTAAAGTTGTTAAAGCTTCAGAAATTAATACTTATGGTGTTTTAAACGCTAATAAAGTGATAATTACTGAGAGTTCTTTAGAAGGAATTAATACAAATTTAAGCAAATAG